Proteins co-encoded in one Dyella japonica A8 genomic window:
- a CDS encoding S53 family peptidase → MLSTLHRKSLAASLAMLLTSAAATSMAADVKPAVDTGTANNSQVVNVTLVLRLHNQEQLEDYIQQTVTPGSPHYRQFLSTSEFASRYGATDAELAQVQNFLRQNGLSGSVLANHMAIRTSGTLAQFSAAFQTPIHSFTSKDTGRSFHRPTQPLILPAQLTNTLLLVSGLSNEHKYLSHVMKSVENKPVTAVGAKALARSTLSAPASKGGNSTATGVPGEFTVGDVANMYNINPLYARGVNGQGSTIAIVTLSNFYPDDAQTYWNDIGLITKPNRITQVHVDGGGAIDAGSGETSLDVEQSGGVAPFADILVYDAPNAGTGFTDAFMQAVVDNKADAISTSWGLPEIFNFAALNVAGASNTDTTDAGDLQTFHQILLEAAVQGQSTFAASADSGAYDTVRGLGAGTAPGTFNAPLTVDSPASDPYITAAGGTTVPFSSHFGSGPVQSITKERVWGWDYIQNYFDTYIGKGVIDVFSVGGGGGVSVYWQTPVYQWFTNGIRRSEKKQTLSFNDPAAGETTLLVLPGNFQGRNVPDVALNADPETGYLMVSTVDGGLVAGHGGTSFVAPQLNGIAALLTQSTGHRVGFLNPQMYFLQNVFGYGKYSSFNDIRDGDNWYYNGKPGYDRGTGLGTLNVTNLDLFLRSGF, encoded by the coding sequence ATGCTTTCGACGTTGCATCGCAAGTCGCTCGCGGCCTCTCTCGCCATGCTGCTCACCTCCGCCGCTGCCACCTCCATGGCGGCGGACGTCAAACCGGCCGTCGATACGGGAACAGCCAACAACTCGCAGGTCGTCAATGTCACGCTGGTCCTGCGGCTGCACAACCAGGAGCAGCTGGAGGACTACATCCAGCAGACGGTCACGCCCGGCAGTCCCCACTATCGCCAGTTTCTTTCCACCAGCGAATTCGCCAGCAGGTACGGCGCCACCGACGCCGAGCTGGCCCAGGTGCAGAACTTCCTCCGGCAGAACGGCCTGAGCGGCAGCGTGCTGGCCAACCATATGGCCATCCGTACCAGCGGCACGCTGGCGCAGTTCAGCGCGGCCTTCCAGACGCCCATCCACTCCTTTACGTCGAAGGACACCGGCCGCTCCTTCCATCGGCCGACGCAGCCGCTGATCCTGCCAGCGCAACTGACCAACACGCTGCTGCTCGTTTCCGGCCTCAGCAATGAACACAAATACCTGTCCCATGTCATGAAGTCGGTGGAAAACAAGCCAGTGACGGCGGTGGGCGCAAAGGCGCTTGCCCGCAGCACGCTCAGCGCGCCGGCGAGCAAGGGCGGCAACTCCACCGCCACGGGCGTGCCGGGCGAGTTCACCGTGGGTGACGTGGCCAACATGTACAACATCAACCCGCTGTATGCGCGTGGCGTCAATGGCCAGGGCTCGACCATCGCTATCGTGACCTTGTCCAATTTCTATCCGGACGATGCGCAGACCTACTGGAACGACATCGGCCTGATCACCAAGCCCAACCGCATCACACAAGTCCATGTGGATGGCGGCGGCGCGATTGATGCGGGCAGCGGCGAAACCTCGCTGGACGTCGAGCAGTCCGGTGGCGTCGCTCCGTTCGCGGACATCCTGGTGTACGACGCGCCCAATGCCGGCACCGGTTTCACTGACGCGTTCATGCAGGCCGTGGTGGACAACAAGGCTGACGCCATTTCCACCAGCTGGGGCCTGCCGGAAATTTTCAACTTCGCCGCGCTCAACGTCGCCGGTGCGAGCAACACCGACACCACCGACGCAGGCGATCTGCAGACCTTCCACCAGATCTTGCTGGAAGCGGCCGTGCAGGGACAATCCACCTTTGCCGCCAGCGCCGACTCGGGTGCGTATGACACCGTGCGCGGACTTGGCGCCGGCACCGCGCCTGGAACCTTCAACGCGCCGCTCACCGTCGATTCGCCGGCGTCGGACCCGTACATCACGGCGGCCGGCGGCACCACCGTGCCCTTCAGTTCCCACTTCGGCAGCGGTCCGGTGCAGTCGATCACCAAGGAACGCGTCTGGGGTTGGGACTACATCCAGAACTACTTCGACACGTACATCGGCAAAGGCGTGATCGATGTGTTCTCGGTGGGCGGCGGCGGTGGCGTCAGCGTGTACTGGCAGACGCCGGTGTACCAGTGGTTCACCAACGGTATCCGTCGCAGCGAGAAGAAGCAGACGCTGTCATTCAATGATCCCGCCGCGGGCGAAACCACGTTGCTGGTGTTGCCGGGCAATTTCCAGGGACGCAACGTGCCGGACGTCGCGCTCAACGCGGACCCGGAAACGGGATACCTGATGGTCTCCACGGTCGATGGCGGACTCGTTGCCGGCCATGGCGGCACCAGTTTCGTGGCGCCGCAGCTCAACGGCATCGCCGCGCTGCTGACCCAGAGCACGGGCCATCGCGTGGGCTTCTTGAACCCGCAGATGTACTTCCTGCAGAACGTCTTCGGCTACGGGAAGTATTCGAGCTTCAACGATATCCGCGACGGCGACAACTGGTACTACAACGGCAAGCCGGGGTATGACCGGGGTACCGGCCTGGGCACGCTCAACGTGACCAATCTGGATCTGTTCCTGCGCTCAGGCTTCTGA
- a CDS encoding fumarate hydratase: MTTIKQDDLIQSVADALQYISYYHPVDYITNLAAAYEREESPAAKDAMAQILINSRMAAEGHRPLCQDTGIVTVFLKVGMNVRWDATLSLEDMVNEGVRRAYNDPDNKLRASVLADPAGKRSNTKDNTPAVINMSIVPGDTVEVIVAAKGGGSEAKSKFAMLNPSDSIVDWVLKTVPTMGAGWCPPGMLGIGIGGTAEKAMLLAKESLMEHIDIQELIARGPQNRAEELRIELYEKVNALGIGAQGLGGLTTVLDIKVKDYPTHAANLPVAMIPNCAATRHAHFTLDGSGPVALDPPSLEHWPKLTYDASKGRRVNLDTVTREEVASWKPGEVLLLNGKLLTGRDAAHKRMVDMLNKGEPLPVDFKNRFIYYVGPVDPVRDEVVGPAGPTTATRMDKFTEQVLAQTGLLGMVGKAERGPAAIEAIKKHQSVYLMAVGGAAYLVSKAIKASRVVGFADLGMEAIYEFEVKDMPVTVAVDSAGTSVHQTGPKEWQARIGKIPVVVA, from the coding sequence ATGACCACCATCAAGCAAGACGATCTGATCCAGTCCGTCGCCGACGCCCTGCAGTACATCAGTTACTACCACCCCGTCGACTACATCACCAATCTCGCTGCCGCCTATGAGCGCGAGGAGTCGCCGGCCGCGAAAGACGCGATGGCGCAGATCCTGATCAACTCGCGCATGGCTGCCGAAGGCCATCGCCCGCTGTGCCAGGACACCGGCATCGTCACCGTCTTCCTCAAGGTCGGCATGAACGTGCGCTGGGACGCCACCCTGTCGCTGGAAGACATGGTCAACGAGGGCGTTCGCCGCGCCTATAACGATCCGGACAACAAGCTGCGCGCCAGCGTGCTGGCCGACCCGGCTGGCAAGCGCAGCAACACCAAGGACAACACGCCGGCAGTCATCAACATGTCCATCGTGCCGGGCGACACCGTCGAGGTGATCGTCGCCGCGAAGGGTGGCGGTTCGGAAGCCAAGTCCAAGTTCGCCATGCTCAACCCGTCCGACTCCATCGTGGACTGGGTGCTCAAGACCGTGCCGACCATGGGCGCCGGCTGGTGCCCGCCGGGCATGCTGGGCATCGGCATCGGCGGTACCGCCGAGAAGGCGATGCTGTTGGCCAAGGAATCGTTGATGGAACACATCGACATCCAGGAGCTGATTGCCCGTGGCCCGCAGAACCGCGCCGAAGAACTGCGCATCGAGTTGTACGAGAAGGTCAACGCGCTCGGCATCGGCGCGCAGGGCCTGGGTGGCCTGACCACCGTGCTCGACATCAAGGTTAAGGATTACCCGACCCACGCGGCCAACCTGCCGGTGGCGATGATCCCCAACTGCGCCGCCACCCGCCATGCCCACTTCACGCTGGACGGTTCCGGCCCGGTCGCGCTCGATCCGCCGTCGCTGGAGCACTGGCCCAAGCTCACCTACGACGCCAGCAAGGGCCGTCGCGTGAACCTCGACACTGTCACCCGCGAGGAAGTGGCGAGCTGGAAGCCGGGCGAAGTGCTGCTGCTCAACGGCAAACTGCTCACCGGCCGCGACGCCGCGCACAAGCGCATGGTCGACATGCTCAACAAGGGTGAGCCGCTGCCGGTCGATTTCAAGAATCGCTTCATCTACTACGTGGGCCCGGTCGACCCGGTGCGCGACGAAGTGGTGGGCCCAGCCGGCCCGACCACCGCCACCCGCATGGACAAGTTCACCGAGCAGGTGCTGGCGCAGACCGGCCTGCTGGGCATGGTCGGCAAGGCCGAGCGCGGCCCAGCCGCCATCGAGGCGATCAAGAAGCACCAGTCGGTGTACCTGATGGCCGTGGGTGGCGCCGCCTACCTGGTGTCCAAGGCGATCAAGGCCAGCCGCGTGGTGGGCTTTGCCGACCTGGGCATGGAAGCGATCTACGAGTTCGAAGTGAAGGACATGCCGGTGACCGTGGCCGTCGATTCGGCCGGTACCTCCGTGCACCAGACCGGCCCGAAAGAATGGCAGGCCCGGATTGGCAAAATCCCTGTGGTGGTGGCGTAA
- a CDS encoding bifunctional aspartate kinase/diaminopimelate decarboxylase: MNPQSPASLPADAPWIVMKFGGTSVATLPRWQNIRELVASRRAEGARVLVVVSALTGITDALKQMCAQEDKGKRIEAAKAIAQRHYDLLDHMQLAVPDTLDARLTELAQLAEDGPSQLGELAWAALVQAHGELMSSALGAAFLTHSGLNTQWVDARDCLSAIALPNQNERTKLLSAMVEAKPDPALNARLAELGDVFITQGFIARESQGRTVLLGRGGSDTSASYFGALLKAQRVEIWTDVAGMFTANPRQVPSARLLQRLDYEEAQEIASTGAKVLHPRCLSPLREPRVPLLIKDTNRPELEGTLIGPEVREHAPSVKAISARKGITLVSMESVGMWQQVGFLADVFAQFKQHGLSVDMIGSAETNVTVSLDPTENLLDSDALAALASDLAKVCRVKVIAPCAAITLVGRGMRSMLHTLSTVLAEFGQIRVHMISQSSNNLNLTFVVDENVVDDLLPHLHELLITAGALRTDDSALFGPSWQALYGTGEVLPPAASWWREERRADLLKIGEGATPRYVYHLPTVRQQARELKSLAAVDRLHYAVKANTHPAILKALAEEGFGFECVSPGELKAVMAVVPESAPLLFTPNFAPREDYEWGLSTRATISLDSLYQLENWGELFRGKEVVLRLDLGRGLGHHEKVRTGGSGSKFGLPVEQLDTFLRLADTHGVTVRGLHAHLGSGILDDSHWGEVYGQLASLAERIGSVTFLDIGGGLGVPSHPGEARLDIAALDKVLREVKAAYPHYKLWMEPGRYLVADAGVLITKVTQTKGKGNGQIRYLGVDTGMNSLIRPALYEAWHEIVNLTRLDEPATALFQVVGPICESGDVLGTDRRLPEPQEGDVMLVAQAGAYGKVMSSPYNLRDEAEEIILE; this comes from the coding sequence GTGAACCCGCAAAGCCCGGCGTCGCTTCCTGCTGACGCACCCTGGATCGTGATGAAGTTTGGCGGCACCAGTGTCGCTACCCTGCCGCGCTGGCAGAACATCCGTGAGCTCGTTGCCAGCCGCCGCGCCGAAGGCGCCCGCGTGCTGGTGGTCGTGTCCGCGCTCACCGGCATCACCGACGCACTCAAACAAATGTGCGCGCAGGAAGACAAGGGCAAACGCATCGAGGCTGCCAAGGCGATCGCACAGCGTCATTACGACCTGCTCGATCACATGCAGCTGGCGGTTCCGGACACCCTCGACGCCCGACTCACCGAACTCGCGCAACTGGCCGAAGACGGCCCGTCGCAGCTGGGCGAGCTCGCGTGGGCGGCACTGGTGCAGGCGCATGGCGAGCTGATGTCCAGCGCGCTGGGCGCGGCGTTCCTCACCCACAGCGGACTGAACACGCAGTGGGTGGACGCGCGCGATTGCCTCTCGGCCATTGCGCTGCCCAACCAGAACGAGCGCACCAAGCTGCTCTCGGCGATGGTCGAGGCCAAGCCGGATCCGGCGCTGAACGCGCGCCTTGCGGAGCTTGGCGACGTGTTCATCACGCAGGGCTTCATCGCGCGTGAATCGCAGGGTCGCACCGTGCTGCTCGGTCGTGGTGGTTCGGATACCTCCGCGTCGTACTTCGGTGCGTTGCTGAAGGCACAGCGCGTGGAAATCTGGACGGACGTGGCGGGCATGTTCACCGCCAACCCGCGTCAGGTGCCCAGTGCACGCCTGCTGCAGCGACTGGATTACGAAGAGGCCCAGGAAATCGCCTCCACCGGCGCCAAGGTGCTGCATCCGCGCTGCCTTTCGCCACTGCGCGAGCCGCGCGTGCCGCTGCTGATCAAGGACACCAACCGGCCCGAGCTGGAAGGCACGCTGATCGGCCCGGAAGTGCGCGAGCACGCCCCCAGCGTCAAAGCCATCAGCGCACGCAAGGGCATCACCCTGGTGTCGATGGAATCGGTGGGCATGTGGCAGCAGGTCGGCTTCCTCGCCGACGTGTTCGCGCAGTTCAAGCAGCACGGCCTGTCGGTGGACATGATCGGCTCGGCCGAGACCAACGTGACGGTGTCGCTGGACCCCACCGAAAACCTGCTCGACTCCGATGCGCTCGCCGCGCTGGCCAGCGACCTGGCCAAGGTGTGCCGCGTGAAGGTGATCGCGCCGTGCGCGGCGATCACGCTGGTCGGTCGCGGTATGCGTTCGATGCTGCACACGCTGTCCACCGTGCTCGCCGAGTTCGGCCAGATCCGCGTGCACATGATTTCGCAGTCGTCCAACAACTTGAATCTCACCTTCGTGGTGGATGAGAACGTCGTCGACGACCTGCTGCCGCACCTGCACGAGCTGCTGATCACGGCGGGCGCCTTGCGCACCGACGACAGCGCGCTGTTCGGTCCGAGCTGGCAGGCGCTGTACGGCACGGGTGAAGTGCTTCCTCCCGCCGCGTCGTGGTGGCGCGAAGAGCGTCGCGCGGATCTGCTGAAGATCGGCGAAGGCGCCACGCCGCGTTACGTCTACCACCTGCCCACCGTGCGCCAGCAGGCCCGCGAGCTGAAATCGCTGGCGGCGGTGGATCGCCTGCATTACGCGGTGAAGGCCAATACGCATCCGGCCATCCTCAAGGCGCTGGCCGAGGAAGGGTTCGGTTTCGAGTGTGTTTCGCCGGGCGAGCTGAAGGCCGTGATGGCGGTGGTGCCGGAATCCGCGCCATTGCTGTTCACCCCCAACTTCGCGCCGCGCGAAGACTACGAGTGGGGCCTGAGCACACGCGCCACGATCTCGCTGGATTCGCTGTACCAGCTGGAAAACTGGGGCGAGCTGTTCCGCGGCAAGGAAGTGGTGCTGCGCCTCGACCTCGGTCGCGGCCTGGGCCACCACGAGAAGGTGCGCACGGGCGGCAGCGGCAGCAAGTTTGGCCTGCCGGTGGAGCAGCTGGATACGTTCCTGCGCCTTGCCGACACGCATGGCGTGACGGTGCGGGGCCTGCATGCCCACCTTGGCTCGGGCATCCTTGACGATAGCCACTGGGGCGAGGTGTACGGCCAGCTCGCCAGCCTTGCCGAGCGTATCGGCAGCGTGACCTTCCTGGATATCGGCGGCGGCCTCGGCGTGCCCTCGCATCCGGGCGAGGCGCGGCTGGATATCGCCGCGCTCGACAAGGTGCTGCGCGAGGTGAAGGCGGCCTATCCGCACTACAAGCTGTGGATGGAACCGGGCCGCTATCTGGTGGCCGATGCCGGCGTGCTGATCACCAAGGTCACGCAGACCAAGGGCAAGGGCAACGGCCAGATCCGCTACCTGGGCGTGGATACGGGCATGAACAGCCTGATCCGGCCGGCGCTGTACGAGGCCTGGCACGAGATCGTGAACCTCACGCGGCTGGACGAGCCGGCCACGGCCTTGTTCCAGGTGGTCGGCCCGATCTGCGAAAGCGGCGACGTGCTCGGCACCGACCGGCGCCTGCCGGAGCCGCAGGAAGGCGATGTCATGCTGGTCGCCCAGGCGGGTGCGTATGGGAAGGTGATGTCCTCGCCGTACAACCTGCGGGATGAGGCGGAAGAGATCATCCTGGAGTAA
- the murL gene encoding UDP-N-acetyl-alpha-D-muramoyl-L-alanyl-L-glutamate epimerase, translated as MTTNINPRLTQVFRFVRCSYADGVAELVYAFDHGEELIERVRFPSAPALPASHQAAFDQALKLLHLIAGVSYYKAGVPPRIDVAGGPLDDATADLLDALYLHGLAEFAYRNGLDLRGRITFPRLGAESKASPRGGAKLPDAKALGLPHRTLVPIGGGKDSLVAVEAIKSIGGDATAVWVGNSPLIAACAERTGLPMLNIQRELAPGLFELNRLGAWNGHIPVTAVNSAILAVAAILYGFDSIAFANERSASAATLEYEGQQVNHQWSKGYAFEQLLSDWLHQHVAADLNYCSLLRPYSELAVTRAFSRLTSYFDVFSSCNRNFKILGPKPADRWCGQCPKCHFVFLALAPFLAKPRLLSIFGRNLLDDENLAPGFDALLEYQDHKPFECVGEGAEARAAMVALSQRSEWQEDSLVARFISEILPQLDVTELAIEPWLQPSDEQRIPERLLPALAFFA; from the coding sequence GTGACCACCAACATCAACCCCCGCCTGACCCAGGTATTCCGCTTCGTGCGCTGCAGCTACGCCGACGGCGTGGCCGAGCTGGTGTACGCCTTCGACCACGGCGAAGAGCTGATCGAGCGTGTGCGCTTCCCGAGCGCGCCGGCCTTGCCGGCCAGCCATCAGGCGGCATTCGATCAGGCGCTGAAGCTGCTCCATCTCATCGCTGGCGTGAGCTACTACAAGGCCGGTGTGCCGCCGCGCATCGACGTGGCCGGTGGTCCGCTCGATGACGCCACCGCCGACCTGCTCGACGCGCTGTATCTGCACGGCCTCGCCGAGTTCGCCTACCGCAACGGGCTGGACCTGCGCGGTCGGATCACCTTTCCGCGCCTTGGCGCGGAAAGTAAGGCAAGCCCGCGTGGTGGTGCGAAGCTGCCGGACGCGAAAGCGCTGGGCCTGCCGCATCGCACGCTGGTGCCCATCGGCGGTGGCAAGGATTCGCTGGTGGCGGTGGAAGCCATCAAGTCCATCGGCGGCGACGCCACGGCGGTGTGGGTCGGCAATTCGCCGTTGATCGCCGCCTGCGCCGAGCGCACCGGCTTGCCCATGCTCAATATCCAGCGCGAACTTGCGCCGGGCCTGTTCGAGCTCAACCGCCTCGGCGCGTGGAACGGCCATATCCCGGTGACGGCGGTGAACTCCGCCATCCTTGCCGTGGCCGCCATCCTCTATGGCTTCGACAGCATCGCCTTCGCCAACGAGCGTTCCGCCTCGGCGGCCACGCTGGAATACGAAGGCCAGCAAGTGAACCACCAGTGGAGCAAGGGCTACGCGTTCGAGCAGCTGCTCAGCGACTGGCTGCACCAGCATGTCGCCGCCGATCTCAACTACTGCTCGCTGCTGCGTCCGTACTCGGAGCTGGCGGTGACGCGCGCGTTCTCCAGGCTCACGTCGTATTTCGACGTGTTCTCCAGCTGCAACCGTAACTTCAAGATCCTCGGCCCGAAGCCGGCGGATCGCTGGTGCGGCCAATGTCCGAAATGCCACTTCGTGTTCCTGGCGCTGGCGCCGTTCCTGGCCAAGCCGCGCCTGTTGTCCATCTTTGGACGCAACCTGCTGGACGACGAAAATCTCGCCCCGGGCTTCGATGCGCTGCTGGAATACCAGGACCACAAGCCGTTTGAATGCGTCGGCGAAGGCGCCGAAGCGCGCGCGGCCATGGTCGCGCTGAGCCAGCGTTCGGAATGGCAGGAAGACTCGCTGGTCGCCCGCTTCATCAGCGAAATCCTGCCGCAGCTCGACGTCACTGAACTGGCGATCGAGCCCTGGCTGCAACCGTCCGATGAGCAGCGCATTCCCGAACGCCTCTTGCCCGCGCTGGCGTTCTTCGCGTGA